One region of Chryseobacterium muglaense genomic DNA includes:
- a CDS encoding replication-associated recombination protein A gives MNHNTPLAERLRPKTLDEVLGQEHLTGEKGTIRKMLENDALNSLILWGPPGTGKTTLAEIISEKSGRKFFKLSAVSSGVKDVRDVIEDAKKQNLFSGKSPILFIDEIHRFNKSQQDSLLHAVEKGWVVLIGATTENPSFEVVSALLSRSQVYILKALSHEKLEELIDIASDRFNKDEGTDFTIKEKEAFIQYSGGDGRKLINSVELVLNQFKNSSTKEISNDDVMSVLQETMALYDKNGEQHYDIISAFIKSMRGGDPNGAVYWLARMLAGGEDIKFIARRMLILASEDIGLANPNALVIANNCFQAINVIGNPESRILLSETAIYLAVSPKSNSAYMAINDALAFVKKTGNLPVPLHLRNAPTKLMKDLDYGKEYKYAHSFEGNFVNQDFLPEEIKDAKFYDPGNNATEKKIYEELKKKWSNKY, from the coding sequence TTGAATCACAACACTCCTTTAGCAGAAAGATTAAGACCAAAAACCTTAGATGAAGTTTTAGGGCAGGAGCATCTTACCGGTGAAAAAGGCACCATCCGGAAAATGTTGGAAAATGATGCCTTAAATTCTCTTATTCTTTGGGGACCTCCGGGAACCGGGAAAACCACTTTAGCAGAAATTATTTCTGAAAAATCAGGAAGGAAATTTTTTAAACTTTCAGCAGTATCTTCGGGCGTAAAAGATGTACGCGATGTGATAGAAGACGCCAAAAAGCAAAATCTTTTTTCGGGAAAATCACCTATACTTTTCATTGATGAAATTCACCGTTTTAATAAATCTCAACAGGATTCTCTTCTTCACGCTGTAGAAAAAGGTTGGGTAGTTCTTATTGGTGCCACTACCGAAAATCCAAGTTTTGAAGTCGTTTCAGCATTGCTTTCAAGAAGTCAGGTTTATATATTGAAAGCTTTGAGTCATGAAAAGCTGGAAGAGCTGATTGATATCGCATCAGATAGATTTAATAAAGATGAAGGAACTGATTTTACGATTAAAGAAAAAGAAGCTTTCATACAATATTCTGGAGGTGATGGCAGAAAGTTGATTAATTCTGTAGAGCTGGTTCTGAATCAGTTTAAAAATTCTTCTACTAAAGAAATTTCAAATGATGATGTGATGTCGGTTCTTCAGGAAACGATGGCGCTTTATGATAAAAATGGTGAACAGCATTATGATATTATTTCGGCTTTCATTAAATCGATGCGTGGAGGTGACCCTAACGGAGCAGTGTATTGGTTGGCTAGAATGCTTGCTGGTGGAGAAGATATTAAATTTATCGCTCGAAGAATGCTTATTCTTGCTTCTGAAGATATTGGCTTGGCAAATCCTAATGCTTTGGTCATTGCAAATAATTGTTTTCAGGCGATAAATGTCATTGGAAATCCTGAATCGAGAATTTTATTGAGCGAAACAGCGATTTACCTTGCAGTGTCTCCAAAAAGTAATTCAGCTTACATGGCAATTAATGATGCGTTGGCTTTTGTGAAAAAAACCGGAAACCTTCCTGTTCCTTTGCATTTGAGAAATGCGCCAACAAAGTTGATGAAAGATTTAGATTATGGTAAAGAATATAAATACGCCCATTCTTTTGAAGGGAATTTTGTGAATCAGGATTTTTTGCCGGAAGAAATAAAAGATGCCAAATTCTACGACCCTGGAAATAATGCTACCGAAAAGAAAATCTACGAGGAGCTTAAGAAAAAATGGAGCAACAAATATTAG
- a CDS encoding DUF2339 domain-containing protein, translating to MEYILIVVLIVLIIWVYQKLNRKIQILEQKISDLSKSNVNIGKPEQPFIEGINSEISPNDKIDVEKAVISTAEESPEEKKDWLNPLFDFIKQNVLTIIGIFTLVLGIGYFVKYAIDKNWIGENARMSIGFLAGFSIIIIAHFIRKSYSTFSSIIMGGGIAVLYFTTTIAFREYHLFTQNTAFVITCAITLFSIFLSYRYNSETLIIFSLFGGFLAPLMISTGQSNYIFLFTYLSLLNIGMLITVYLKNWKSVGWIAFIFTAIYLYFWTIQKTDLASIIFYIITYIIFYAFALQNYFKTNLLSKLDILMLVLINFSSIIGLVYIFSILRYEPLSIFPLSFALINMFFAFREYQNKKFERNYSVFAGIGISLLTLAVALQFKTHLITSVWAIEASLLLYIWKKTNHSIFKVFFYLLFPLVILSQMMTWTEYINSEKHLFIILNPVFLTSLVVIASCFFNLILLKKESKEKSETEFFENVFKVLCFGVIYLSILFELIYQLSSLHYVIILTYSFLYSIVFTSFLLLLKKKLSISEDLENLLIYGLLLLFAAHISTSQIVNAVISKEIRLSFYWVHLIYLIPLIYLIIKLIPQSEFLKQKIGYLLISLVCTLSVSFELYRIYIFSNDTTYKNIIQLQEHFSILYIPIIWAILSFISIFVGLTKNIPQLNKIGFGLLGITILKLYLYDVWQMDNVSRIIAFIILGIILLLSSFMFQKFKNMLKNLVEKNENSIDENI from the coding sequence ATGGAATACATACTGATTGTTGTTTTAATTGTATTAATAATATGGGTCTATCAAAAACTGAACAGGAAGATTCAAATTCTGGAACAGAAAATATCTGATTTATCTAAAAGTAATGTAAATATTGGAAAGCCAGAACAACCTTTCATAGAAGGTATCAATTCTGAAATTTCACCAAATGATAAAATCGATGTTGAAAAAGCGGTGATTAGCACAGCTGAAGAAAGTCCTGAAGAGAAAAAAGATTGGCTGAATCCTCTTTTCGATTTTATTAAACAGAATGTTCTTACGATCATTGGGATCTTTACCTTAGTCTTAGGAATAGGATATTTTGTAAAATACGCCATCGATAAAAACTGGATTGGTGAAAACGCAAGAATGAGTATTGGTTTTCTTGCAGGATTTAGCATTATCATCATTGCTCATTTCATCAGGAAAAGCTACAGCACCTTTTCTTCAATCATTATGGGTGGCGGAATTGCTGTACTTTATTTTACGACGACCATTGCGTTCAGAGAGTATCATTTGTTTACACAGAATACGGCATTTGTAATTACTTGTGCGATCACTCTGTTTTCAATTTTCCTTTCTTATCGTTACAATAGCGAGACTTTGATTATTTTTTCTTTGTTCGGAGGTTTTCTTGCACCATTAATGATCAGTACCGGACAAAGCAATTATATTTTCCTTTTCACCTATTTATCTCTTTTAAATATTGGTATGTTGATTACCGTTTATTTGAAAAACTGGAAAAGTGTTGGATGGATTGCCTTTATTTTCACCGCAATTTATCTTTATTTTTGGACGATTCAGAAAACTGATCTCGCAAGTATTATATTTTACATCATTACCTATATTATATTTTATGCTTTTGCGCTTCAGAATTATTTCAAGACAAATCTGCTTTCTAAGCTTGATATTTTGATGCTGGTTCTTATTAATTTTTCAAGCATCATTGGATTGGTTTACATCTTTTCTATTTTAAGATACGAACCGCTCAGTATTTTCCCGCTTAGTTTTGCGCTTATCAATATGTTTTTTGCGTTCAGAGAGTATCAAAACAAAAAGTTTGAAAGGAATTACTCGGTTTTTGCAGGAATCGGCATCAGTCTTTTAACTTTAGCTGTTGCATTACAATTTAAAACCCACCTCATTACAAGCGTTTGGGCAATTGAAGCTTCTCTCCTATTATATATATGGAAAAAAACCAATCACAGTATTTTCAAAGTATTTTTCTATTTACTTTTTCCATTGGTTATTTTGTCACAAATGATGACCTGGACTGAATATATAAATAGTGAAAAACATTTATTCATTATTTTAAATCCTGTTTTTCTGACTAGTTTGGTGGTTATTGCAAGTTGTTTTTTCAATTTAATTTTACTGAAGAAAGAGTCCAAAGAAAAAAGTGAGACTGAATTTTTTGAAAATGTTTTTAAAGTTTTATGCTTTGGCGTAATTTATCTTTCTATTCTTTTTGAATTGATTTACCAGCTTTCATCATTGCATTATGTAATTATCCTTACATACAGCTTTTTGTACAGCATTGTTTTCACAAGTTTCTTATTGTTACTAAAGAAAAAATTAAGCATTTCAGAGGATTTAGAAAACCTGTTGATTTATGGTTTGTTGCTTTTATTTGCAGCACACATTTCGACTTCGCAGATTGTAAATGCAGTAATAAGTAAAGAAATTAGATTAAGTTTTTATTGGGTTCATTTGATTTATTTAATACCACTTATATATTTAATTATAAAACTCATTCCACAATCAGAGTTTCTAAAGCAGAAAATCGGTTATTTACTGATTTCATTGGTGTGTACTCTTTCTGTAAGTTTTGAGCTTTATCGAATTTATATTTTCTCTAATGATACTACCTACAAAAACATCATTCAGCTACAAGAACATTTCAGTATTCTTTACATTCCTATTATTTGGGCAATTCTATCTTTTATATCTATTTTTGTAGGTTTAACAAAGAATATTCCGCAACTTAATAAAATAGGTTTTGGCTTACTCGGCATAACCATTCTCAAATTATATCTTTATGATGTTTGGCAAATGGATAACGTTTCAAGAATTATTGCGTTTATTATTTTAGGAATTATTTTGTTGCTGAGTTCATTCATGTTTCAAAAATTTAAAAACATGCTTAAAAATTTAGTTGAAAAGAATGAGAATTCTATAGATGAGAATATTTAG